The window CTGATTGCGGCGCTGGTCATCGGCCGGCGCATAGGCTTCCCCCAACGACCGATGCCCCCCCATAACCTGACCATGACGCTGACCGGCGCGGGTCTGCTGTGGGTAGGCTGGTTCGGCTTCAATGCAGGCAGCGCCCTGGCTGCCAACGGCTTGGCCGCCTCGGCGATGATGGCGACCCACGCTGCGACCGCGGCCGCCGCCCTGGCCTGGGTGTTGAGCGAATGGGCGGCACGGGGCAAGCCCACCGTGCTGGGCGTTGCCAGTGGCGCGGTGGCCGGTTTGGTCGCCATTACCCCGGCCGCGGGTTACGTCACGCCAGTGGCCGCGCTAATGATCGGCCTGATTGCCGGGGTCGTCTGCTTCTATGCTGTCGGCATTAAGTTCCGTGCCGGCTACGACGACGCTCTCGATGTGGTTGGGGTGCATGGTGTAGGCGGCAGTATCGGCGCCCTGCTGACCGGCATCTTCGCCAGCAAATTGGTCAATGCCGCCGGCGCCGACGGCTTGTTGGCGGGTAACCCACGCCAGCTGTTGCTCCAGGCGATCGCCGTGTTGGCTAGTATTGGTTTTGCCGCCATTGGCAGTCTAATCCTGCTCAAACTGGTCGACGCCGCCGTTGGCTTGCGCGTCAAGTCGGAAATGGAGCGCGAGGGGCTGGACTTGGCCGTTCACAGTGAAGTTGGCTACGCGTTGCTAGAGGAGGAATAGCGTTCAGGGCGCACGCATGAGGCTGAACAGCAACGGCCCGGCTTCAGCCATCAACTCGCGCACGATCTCGCTGATAGGCTTGCCGGGCACCTCCAGCTTGGCGGACAGTGATACCATCACGGTCAGATAGCCGCTCCGGGCCGGCTCATCGATTTCTGCCAGCCGGCGCT of the Candidatus Binataceae bacterium genome contains:
- a CDS encoding ammonium transporter; translation: MGRKGSTMGVAVGLLMGLGGTAWAQGGGGKIDSGDTAWVLISAALVLLMTTPGLALFYGGMVRRKNVLSMLMQSFILAALVSVQWVLFGYSLAFGPDHWGLIGDFSWAGLNGVGALPNPAYAPTIPHLAFAIYQCMFAVITPALITGAFAERISFGGFIAFSLLWMTCIYDPLAHWVWGNGGWIHQLGALDFAGGTVVHISSGVSALIAALVIGRRIGFPQRPMPPHNLTMTLTGAGLLWVGWFGFNAGSALAANGLAASAMMATHAATAAAALAWVLSEWAARGKPTVLGVASGAVAGLVAITPAAGYVTPVAALMIGLIAGVVCFYAVGIKFRAGYDDALDVVGVHGVGGSIGALLTGIFASKLVNAAGADGLLAGNPRQLLLQAIAVLASIGFAAIGSLILLKLVDAAVGLRVKSEMEREGLDLAVHSEVGYALLEEE